The Bradyrhizobium betae genomic interval TTCGGCGGCGAGACCGCCGCGGCCGGCGGTGGCAGTGGTGAGCAGAAGCCGGCCAAGCTCGGCTCGGCCGACGACGCGGCCTTCATCATGAAGAACGCGCAGAAGGTCATCATCGTGCCCGGTTACGGCATGGCGGTGGCGCAGGCCCAGCACGCGCTGCGTGAAATGGGCGACATCCTGAAGAAGGAAGGCGTCGAGGTGAAGTACGCCATTCACCCGGTCGCCGGCCGCATGCCCGGCCACATGAACGTGCTGCTCGCCGAAGCCAACGTGCCCTACGACGAGGTGTTCGAGCTCGAGGACATCAACTCGGAGTTCGCGCAGGCCGACATCGCCTTCGTGATCGGCGCCAACGACGTCACCAACCCGGCGGCCGAAGAGGACAAGACCTCACCGATCTACGGCATGCCGGTGCTCCAGGTCTGGAAGGCCGGCACGGTGATGTTCATCAAGCGCTCGCTGGCCTCCGGCTATGCCGGCATCGACAATCCGCTGTTCTACCGCGACAACACCATGATGTTGCTCGGCGACGCCAAGAAGGTCACCGAGAACATCGTCAAGGCGATGTAACGCGGGGGCGCGGACGGCGGGACGGCGCGGGAACCCGTCAACGGCAGCAAAGGGCTGACGGGTGCGATCTTCTCGCGCATAGTCGTTTGCGCATTTCGAAGGAATCGCCCGCATGAGCGCACACGGACCGATGCCGCGGTCGTCATGGATCTTCCCCGCTTTGGCGGTGCTGCTGTTCCTGATCGTGACCGCGACCGGTTACGGCTTTACCCTGACGGCCGGCGGAGCCCTGTTCGCGATCGTCCTGCTGGTCATCCTGTTCGGCACCGTGTTCGCGGCCGTTCACCATTCCGAGGTGATCGCCGAGCGCATCGGCGAGCCCTACGGCACGCTGCTGCTCACGCTGGCGGTGACGATCATCGAGGTCGCGCTGATCACCACGATCATGCTGGGCGACAAGCCGGCGCCGGAGCTTGCGCGCGACACCGTGTTCGCGGTCGTGATGATCGTCTGCAACGGTCTCGTCGGCCTCTGTGTCTTCATCGGCGGCCTGCGGTACGGCGAGCAGGGTTTTCAGGTCTCGGGGGCCAACGTCTATCTCAGCGTGCTGATCGCGCTCGCGACCATCACGCTGATCATGCCCAACTATACGCTGACCACGCCGGGCCCGATCTATTCGACGCTCCAGCTCGGCTTCGTCGACCTCGCGACGATCGTGCTCTACGGCGTGTTTCTCTACACGCAGATCGTCCTGCACAAGGACTACTTCGTTCACGAGAGAGCGGACGGCGAGGGCGGGGAGGCCCATCTGTCGGGCAGGATGCTGGCGCTCAGCATCGTGCTGCTGCTGATCTCGCTGCTGGCGGTCGTCCTCCTCGCCAAGAAGTTCTCGCTGGTGGTGGACGCCGTCGCCGTCCGAATCGGCGCTCCGCCGGCGTTCGCGGGCCTCCTCGTCGCCCTCCTGATCCTGATGCCGGAAGGCGTCTCGGCGATTGCGGCGGCGCGCAAGAATGACCTCCAGAAGAGCATCAACCTCGCGCTGGGGTCCTCGCTCGCAACCATCGGCCTGACCATTCCGGCGGTCGGCCTCGCCACCTATGTGCTCGATCAGCCGCTCGTGCTGGGCCTCAATCCCCAGAATACGGCTCTATTGTTCCTGACATTCTTGCTGAGCATGCTGACCTTCGGCACGGGCAGGACCAATGTCCTGTTCGGGCTGGTCCATATGGTGGTATTTGCCGTCTACGTGTTCATGGTTTTCGTGCCCTGAAGCGATTACCCGGGAGAATTTCCAATGCTTGCCGCCAAGTCCGAGGTCCAGGTCGATAACGAAGAGGTCCGGGTGACCGAATGGCGGCTCGCCCCCGGCAGCGCGACCGGGCATCACACCCACGGGATGGACTATGTGATCGTACCCGTCGTCGCCGGTGAAATGACCATCGTG includes:
- a CDS encoding calcium:proton antiporter, with the protein product MSAHGPMPRSSWIFPALAVLLFLIVTATGYGFTLTAGGALFAIVLLVILFGTVFAAVHHSEVIAERIGEPYGTLLLTLAVTIIEVALITTIMLGDKPAPELARDTVFAVVMIVCNGLVGLCVFIGGLRYGEQGFQVSGANVYLSVLIALATITLIMPNYTLTTPGPIYSTLQLGFVDLATIVLYGVFLYTQIVLHKDYFVHERADGEGGEAHLSGRMLALSIVLLLISLLAVVLLAKKFSLVVDAVAVRIGAPPAFAGLLVALLILMPEGVSAIAAARKNDLQKSINLALGSSLATIGLTIPAVGLATYVLDQPLVLGLNPQNTALLFLTFLLSMLTFGTGRTNVLFGLVHMVVFAVYVFMVFVP
- a CDS encoding cupin domain-containing protein, with protein sequence MLAAKSEVQVDNEEVRVTEWRLAPGSATGHHTHGMDYVIVPVVAGEMTIVAPGGERSKAQLSAGKSYFRKAGVQHDVLNETSTEIVFLEIELKP